A region of Leclercia adecarboxylata DNA encodes the following proteins:
- the mpl gene encoding UDP-N-acetylmuramate:L-alanyl-gamma-D-glutamyl-meso-diaminopimelate ligase — MRIHILGICGTFMGGLAMLARALGHEVTGSDANVYPPMSTLLENQGIDLIQGYDASQLEPQPDLVIIGNAMTRGNPCVEAVLERNIPYMSGPQWLHDFVLRDRWVVAVAGTHGKTTTAGMATWILEACGYKPGFVIGGVPGNFDVSARLGESPFFVIEADEYDCAFFDKRSKFVHYCPRTLILNNLEFDHADIFDDLKAIQKQFHHLVRIVPGQGRIILPENDINLKQTMAMGCWSEQELVGEQGHWQAKKMTNDASQWEVLLEGEKVGEVNWALVGEHNMHNGLMAIAAARHVGVLPADAANALGSFINARRRLELRGEAHGVTVYDDFAHHPTAILATLAALRGKVGGTARILAVLEPRSNTMKMGVCKDDLAPSLGRADEVFLLQPQHIPWQVAEVAEACVQPAHWSADVDTLAEMVVKTAQPGDHILVMSNGGFGGIHQKLLDGLAKKAQAAE; from the coding sequence ATGCGCATTCATATATTGGGGATTTGTGGCACTTTCATGGGCGGCCTGGCTATGCTGGCGCGCGCTCTTGGCCATGAGGTGACAGGTTCGGACGCCAATGTGTATCCGCCGATGAGCACGCTGCTGGAAAACCAGGGCATCGATTTGATTCAGGGTTACGACGCCAGCCAGCTGGAGCCGCAGCCGGATCTGGTGATCATCGGTAACGCCATGACCCGTGGTAATCCCTGCGTAGAAGCCGTGCTGGAAAGGAATATTCCCTACATGTCAGGCCCGCAGTGGCTGCATGATTTTGTCCTGCGCGATCGCTGGGTTGTTGCTGTTGCGGGGACGCACGGTAAAACCACCACCGCCGGAATGGCGACCTGGATCCTCGAAGCCTGTGGCTACAAGCCGGGCTTTGTGATCGGCGGCGTACCGGGTAATTTCGACGTCTCTGCCCGCCTGGGCGAGAGCCCGTTCTTTGTCATTGAAGCAGACGAATACGACTGCGCGTTCTTTGATAAACGCTCCAAATTTGTCCACTACTGCCCGCGCACGCTGATCCTCAACAACCTTGAGTTCGATCACGCGGACATTTTCGACGACCTGAAAGCGATCCAGAAACAGTTCCACCACCTGGTGCGCATCGTGCCGGGACAGGGGCGGATCATCCTGCCGGAAAACGACATCAACCTGAAGCAGACCATGGCGATGGGTTGCTGGAGCGAGCAGGAACTGGTGGGCGAGCAGGGCCACTGGCAGGCGAAAAAGATGACCAACGATGCCTCTCAGTGGGAAGTGCTGCTGGAAGGCGAAAAGGTCGGGGAAGTGAACTGGGCGCTGGTGGGCGAACACAACATGCATAACGGCCTGATGGCGATTGCCGCTGCCCGTCATGTGGGCGTGCTGCCTGCCGATGCGGCCAATGCGCTGGGCTCCTTTATCAACGCCCGTCGCCGTCTTGAGCTGCGCGGCGAAGCTCATGGCGTCACGGTGTATGACGATTTTGCCCATCACCCGACCGCGATCCTGGCGACCCTGGCTGCCCTGCGCGGCAAAGTGGGCGGCACGGCACGCATCCTGGCCGTACTGGAACCGCGCTCAAACACCATGAAAATGGGCGTCTGCAAAGACGATCTGGCGCCTTCTCTGGGCCGTGCGGATGAGGTCTTCCTCCTGCAGCCGCAGCACATTCCGTGGCAGGTGGCGGAAGTGGCGGAAGCCTGCGTCCAGCCAGCGCACTGGAGCGCCGATGTGGATACCTTAGCGGAGATGGTGGTGAAGACCGCGCAGCCGGGCGATCACATTCTGGTGATGAGCAACGGCGGGTTTGGTGGGATCCATCAGAAGCTGCTGGACGGTCTGGCGAAGAAAGCACAGGCCGCAGAATAA
- the yjgA gene encoding ribosome biogenesis factor YjgA — MTKQPEDWLDDVPGDDIEDEDDEIIWVSKSEIKRDAEELKQLGAEMVELGKNALDKIPLDPDLRAAIELAQRIKKEGRRRQLQLIGKLLRQRDVDPIRQALDKLKNRHNQQVALFHKLEQIRDRLIDNGDDALAEVLNLWPDADRQQLRTLIRNAKKEKEGNKPPKSARLIFQYLRELAEAEG, encoded by the coding sequence ATGACTAAGCAGCCCGAAGACTGGCTCGACGACGTTCCCGGTGATGACATCGAAGACGAAGATGATGAGATCATCTGGGTCAGTAAAAGTGAAATTAAACGCGACGCCGAAGAGTTAAAACAGCTTGGTGCGGAAATGGTAGAGCTGGGTAAAAACGCGCTGGACAAAATCCCGCTCGATCCCGATCTGCGTGCCGCCATCGAACTGGCACAACGCATCAAGAAAGAGGGCCGCCGTCGCCAGCTTCAGTTGATTGGTAAATTGCTGCGTCAGCGCGATGTGGATCCGATCCGCCAGGCGCTGGATAAGCTGAAAAACCGCCACAACCAGCAGGTTGCGCTGTTCCATAAGCTGGAGCAGATCCGCGATCGCCTTATTGATAATGGTGATGATGCCCTGGCAGAAGTGCTGAACCTGTGGCCGGACGCCGACCGCCAGCAGCTGCGAACGCTTATCCGCAACGCGAAGAAAGAGAAAGAGGGAAACAAGCCGCCGAAATCTGCGCGTCTGATTTTCCAGTATCTGCGCGAACTGGCGGAAGCGGAAGGTTAA
- the pmbA gene encoding metalloprotease PmbA, with protein sequence MAFTMKVISQVAAQRKALEEAVSMALELASAKSDGAEVAVSKTTGLSVSTRYGEVETVEFNSDGALGITVYHQNRKGSASSTDLSPDAIARTVQAALDIASYTSPDPYAGVADRELLAFEAPDLDLFHPAEVTPDEAIEFAARAEQASLNADKRITNTEGGSFNSHYGIKVFGNSHGMLQGYSSTRHSLSSCVIAEENGDMERDYAYTIGRAMGDLQSPEWVGMECAKRTLSRLAPRKLSTMKAPVIFANEVATGLFGHLVGAIAGGAVYRKSTFLLDALGTQILPEWLTIEEHPHLLKGLASTPFDSEGVRTERRDIIKDGILTQWLLTSYSARKLGLKSTGHAGGIHNWRIPGRGLSFEQMLKEMGTGLVVTELMGQGVSGVTGDYSRGASGFWVENGEIQYPVSEITIAGNLKDMWRNIVTVGNDIETRSNIQCGSVLLPEMKIAGQ encoded by the coding sequence ATGGCATTTACGATGAAAGTGATCTCACAAGTTGCAGCGCAGCGTAAAGCACTGGAAGAGGCCGTCTCCATGGCCCTGGAGCTGGCGTCAGCGAAATCCGACGGGGCAGAAGTCGCCGTCAGCAAGACCACCGGCCTGAGCGTCAGCACCCGCTATGGTGAAGTGGAAACCGTTGAATTTAATAGCGATGGCGCGTTAGGGATTACTGTTTATCACCAGAACCGTAAAGGCAGCGCCTCCTCGACCGACTTAAGCCCGGACGCTATTGCCCGCACCGTGCAGGCGGCGCTGGATATCGCCAGCTATACCTCCCCGGACCCTTACGCTGGCGTCGCAGATCGGGAATTGTTGGCTTTCGAGGCCCCGGATCTGGATCTGTTCCACCCGGCGGAAGTGACCCCGGACGAAGCCATTGAGTTTGCGGCCCGCGCGGAACAGGCCTCCCTTAACGCCGATAAGCGCATCACCAACACCGAAGGCGGCAGCTTTAACAGCCACTACGGCATCAAAGTCTTCGGCAACAGCCACGGCATGCTGCAGGGCTACAGCTCAACCCGTCACTCGCTCTCCAGCTGCGTGATTGCCGAAGAGAACGGCGACATGGAGCGCGACTACGCCTACACCATTGGCCGCGCGATGGGCGATTTGCAGTCGCCTGAGTGGGTTGGGATGGAGTGCGCAAAACGCACATTATCCCGCCTCGCTCCGCGAAAACTGTCTACCATGAAAGCACCGGTGATCTTCGCCAATGAAGTGGCGACCGGGCTGTTCGGACATCTGGTGGGCGCCATTGCGGGTGGAGCGGTGTACCGTAAATCTACCTTCCTCCTCGATGCGCTGGGCACGCAGATCCTGCCGGAGTGGCTGACCATTGAAGAGCACCCGCACCTGCTGAAAGGGCTGGCCTCCACGCCGTTCGACAGCGAAGGCGTGCGCACGGAGCGTCGCGATATCATCAAAGACGGCATCCTGACCCAGTGGCTGCTGACCAGCTATTCCGCGCGCAAACTGGGTCTTAAGAGCACCGGCCATGCGGGCGGGATCCACAACTGGCGCATTCCGGGCCGTGGCCTGAGCTTTGAGCAGATGCTCAAAGAGATGGGCACCGGGCTGGTGGTGACCGAGTTGATGGGCCAGGGCGTCAGCGGCGTGACCGGCGACTACTCGCGCGGGGCGTCTGGCTTCTGGGTGGAAAACGGTGAGATTCAGTATCCGGTGAGCGAAATTACCATCGCCGGTAACTTAAAGGATATGTGGCGCAATATCGTGACCGTGGGCAACGATATCGAGACGCGCAGTAATATTCAGTGCGGATCCGTACTGTTACCGGAGATGAAGATCGCCGGTCAGTAA